A single window of Streptomyces aquilus DNA harbors:
- the corA gene encoding magnesium/cobalt transporter CorA has translation MSMAGNLRKVTSLGRVGGLRRVARLARRRPRVDLSHPARSPLGSSVVNCVSYRDGSRVPGGGDLVDTVERVRKHGDGFVWLGLHEPTDQEFAGIAELFELHPLAVEDAIEAHQRPKLERYDETLFAVFKTVCYVEHEELTATSEVVNTGEIMVFVGEDFVITVRHGMHGSLGPLREELEADPQQLAKGPAAVLHAIADHVVDDYLNVTDAVQADIDQVETDVFSPDGARTDPGRIYQLKRELLELKRAVVPLTRPIEELSTRPIRVVSSEIQAYFRDVSDHLLRAKEQIAAFDELLNSILQAHLAQVTVAQNEDMRKITAWAAIVAVPTMVCGVYGMNFDHMPELRWTFGYPMVLGVISVACLVLYRGFRRNGWL, from the coding sequence ATGTCCATGGCAGGGAATCTGCGGAAGGTCACGAGCCTCGGCAGGGTCGGCGGCCTCCGCAGGGTGGCGAGGCTGGCGCGGCGCCGCCCGCGTGTGGACCTGAGCCATCCCGCCCGGTCACCGCTGGGCTCCTCGGTCGTGAACTGCGTGTCGTACCGGGACGGGTCCAGGGTCCCGGGCGGCGGCGACCTGGTCGACACAGTGGAGCGGGTGCGCAAGCACGGGGACGGTTTCGTGTGGCTCGGCCTCCATGAGCCGACGGACCAGGAGTTCGCGGGCATCGCGGAGCTGTTCGAACTGCACCCGCTGGCGGTGGAGGACGCGATCGAGGCGCATCAGCGTCCCAAGCTGGAGCGGTACGACGAAACGCTGTTCGCGGTGTTCAAGACCGTCTGCTACGTGGAGCACGAGGAGCTCACGGCGACGAGCGAGGTGGTGAACACCGGCGAGATCATGGTGTTCGTCGGCGAGGACTTCGTCATCACCGTGCGCCACGGCATGCACGGCTCGCTGGGCCCGTTGCGCGAGGAACTGGAGGCGGACCCCCAGCAACTGGCCAAGGGACCGGCCGCGGTGCTGCACGCGATCGCGGACCATGTGGTGGACGACTATCTGAACGTCACGGACGCGGTCCAGGCGGACATCGACCAGGTCGAGACGGACGTCTTCTCGCCGGACGGCGCGCGGACCGACCCGGGCCGCATCTACCAGCTCAAGCGTGAACTCCTCGAACTGAAGCGGGCCGTGGTGCCGCTGACCCGCCCGATCGAGGAGCTGTCCACGCGTCCGATACGGGTGGTGAGCTCGGAGATACAGGCGTACTTCCGCGACGTCTCCGACCATCTGCTGCGCGCCAAGGAGCAGATCGCCGCCTTCGACGAACTCCTCAACTCGATCCTCCAGGCACATCTCGCCCAGGTGACGGTCGCGCAGAACGAGGACATGCGGAAGATCACGGCGTGGGCGGCGATCGTCGCCGTGCCGACGATGGTCTGCGGGGTGTACGGCATGAACTTCGATCACATGCCGGAGCTGCGCTGGACGTTCGGCTACCCCATGGTCCTCGGCGTCATATCCGTGGCGTGCCTGGTGCTGTACCGCGGCTTCCGGCGCAACGGCTGGCTCTGA
- a CDS encoding DUF1772 domain-containing protein codes for MIAGPYFVLTVLGVLGTGLVAGVFCAFSTFVMRGLAALPPAQGVAAMNAINVAALRPAFMLVFVGSAVLCAVLAVVTFVLLPDDGTVELLVGSALYLVGSFGVTMVANVPRNEALLKLDAGTPEAAAYWPTYVREWTMWNHVRMVASGAAAVAYVLALT; via the coding sequence ATGATCGCTGGACCGTACTTCGTACTGACGGTGCTGGGCGTGCTGGGGACCGGGCTGGTGGCGGGGGTGTTCTGCGCGTTCTCGACCTTCGTGATGAGGGGGCTCGCCGCGCTGCCGCCCGCGCAGGGCGTCGCCGCGATGAACGCGATCAACGTGGCGGCGCTGCGGCCGGCGTTCATGCTCGTGTTCGTCGGCTCGGCGGTGCTGTGCGCGGTGCTCGCGGTGGTGACGTTCGTGCTGCTGCCGGACGACGGCACGGTGGAGCTGCTGGTGGGCAGTGCGCTGTATCTGGTCGGCTCGTTCGGGGTGACGATGGTGGCGAACGTGCCGCGCAACGAGGCCCTGCTCAAGCTGGACGCCGGCACTCCCGAAGCGGCCGCGTACTGGCCGACGTACGTACGCGAGTGGACGATGTGGAACCACGTCCGCATGGTCGCCTCGGGTGCGGCGGCGGTGGCGTACGTACTGGCCCTGACCTAA
- a CDS encoding carboxymuconolactone decarboxylase family protein encodes MTTNTIASAPTTRLNFAKSAPKAFRALIGFDAAAREGLDPALVELIQIRASHLNHCAYCLHMHTNDARKAGESEDRLHMVAVWREARHFFTEKEQAALALTEAVTLVADGGVPDEVYAQAAERFEEQELAQVLALIFAINTWNRVALATKKVAGTDERR; translated from the coding sequence ATGACGACGAACACGATCGCTTCCGCGCCGACGACCCGCCTGAACTTCGCCAAGTCCGCCCCCAAGGCGTTCCGCGCCCTCATCGGCTTCGACGCCGCCGCCCGCGAGGGCCTCGACCCGGCCCTGGTCGAGCTGATCCAGATCCGCGCCTCGCACCTCAACCACTGCGCCTACTGCCTCCACATGCACACCAACGACGCCCGTAAGGCCGGCGAGAGCGAGGACCGGCTGCACATGGTCGCCGTCTGGCGCGAGGCCCGGCACTTCTTCACGGAGAAGGAGCAGGCGGCGCTGGCCCTGACCGAGGCCGTGACGCTGGTCGCCGACGGCGGGGTCCCGGACGAGGTGTACGCGCAGGCCGCGGAGCGGTTCGAGGAGCAGGAGCTGGCCCAGGTGCTGGCGCTGATCTTCGCGATCAACACCTGGAACAGGGTGGCTTTGGCGACGAAGAAGGTGGCGGGGACGGACGAACGGCGCTGA
- a CDS encoding DUF2293 domain-containing protein gives MAHLATPPHRTELLVFQPVKRKQCAECRGGPLAMLVLEDGAPRCLDCADLGHLVFLPRGDTALTRRSREESGLSAVVVRFNRRKGRHERQGVLVEEGALARAEARCLADAEARRRRRVRDARRRAVEDVRFTEAFAAEIRRLFPGCPADRARGIAAHASLRGSGRVGRSAAGRALSEGAVVSAVVASVRHLDTPYDQLLMSGVPRHEARRRIAVTVAGVLEGWR, from the coding sequence ATGGCACACCTGGCAACTCCCCCGCACCGCACGGAACTTCTCGTCTTCCAGCCCGTCAAGCGGAAGCAGTGCGCCGAGTGCCGGGGCGGGCCGTTGGCGATGCTGGTCCTGGAGGACGGGGCGCCCCGGTGTCTGGACTGTGCCGACCTCGGCCACCTGGTGTTCCTGCCGCGCGGCGACACCGCGCTGACGCGCAGGTCGCGGGAGGAGAGTGGGCTGTCGGCGGTGGTCGTACGGTTCAACCGGCGCAAGGGGCGGCACGAACGGCAGGGTGTCCTCGTCGAGGAAGGTGCGCTGGCCCGGGCGGAGGCGCGGTGTCTGGCGGACGCCGAGGCACGGCGGCGGCGCCGGGTGCGGGACGCCCGGCGGCGGGCGGTCGAGGACGTGCGGTTCACGGAGGCGTTCGCGGCGGAGATCCGCCGGCTGTTTCCCGGCTGCCCGGCCGACCGGGCCCGCGGGATCGCCGCGCACGCGTCGCTGCGGGGCAGTGGGCGGGTGGGGCGGAGTGCGGCGGGGCGGGCGTTGTCGGAGGGGGCCGTCGTCTCGGCGGTGGTGGCGTCCGTACGGCATCTGGACACGCCCTACGACCAGTTGCTGATGAGCGGGGTGCCCCGGCATGAGGCCCGGCGGAGGATCGCGGTGACGGTGGCCGGCGTGCTGGAGGGCTGGCGGTGA
- a CDS encoding winged helix-turn-helix transcriptional regulator, with product MTAPLAPDMFDPLCPSSAMPFRVGDKWTGMVIRCLEGGPRRFTELRVPLRAVTPKVLSETLRAMERDGLLTRTAYDENPPRVEYALTPLGRTLIPLLDAARAWSETHLPHLLAARRSHERDAS from the coding sequence ATGACCGCTCCGCTCGCCCCTGACATGTTCGACCCCCTCTGCCCCTCCTCCGCGATGCCCTTCCGGGTGGGGGACAAGTGGACCGGTATGGTCATCCGCTGCTTGGAGGGCGGCCCGCGCCGGTTCACCGAACTCCGTGTCCCGCTCCGGGCCGTCACCCCCAAGGTCCTCAGCGAGACCCTGCGCGCCATGGAGCGTGACGGCCTGCTCACCCGCACCGCGTACGACGAGAACCCGCCCCGTGTCGAATACGCCCTCACTCCTCTCGGCCGCACCCTGATTCCCCTCCTCGACGCCGCCCGCGCCTGGAGCGAGACCCACCTTCCGCACCTGCTCGCCGCCCGCCGGTCCCATGAGCGGGACGCATCCTGA
- a CDS encoding uridine kinase: MGLVRLEAITWDRLGDLLADRLLDLKPADGGSWPRIAFDGAPAARPQDLAERVAEALRVRGRPSLVVGTQGFLRPASLRFEYGHQDVEAYYDGWFDTGALWREVFGPLEPGGDGRVLPDLWDPDTDRATRSPYVQLPPGGFLLLHGPLLLRHWFPFELTVHVLLSPGALRRRTPEPEQWTLEAFERYERETDPAGTADVLVRADDPRHPAWRG; encoded by the coding sequence ATGGGCCTTGTGCGACTCGAAGCGATCACCTGGGACCGGCTCGGCGACCTCCTCGCCGACCGCCTTCTCGACCTGAAGCCGGCCGACGGCGGCTCCTGGCCGCGCATCGCCTTCGACGGCGCCCCCGCGGCCCGCCCCCAGGACCTCGCCGAACGCGTCGCGGAAGCGCTCCGCGTACGAGGCCGCCCCTCTCTCGTCGTCGGCACCCAGGGCTTCCTGCGCCCCGCCTCGCTCCGCTTCGAGTACGGCCACCAGGACGTGGAGGCCTATTACGACGGCTGGTTCGACACCGGCGCCCTGTGGCGCGAGGTCTTCGGCCCCCTCGAACCCGGCGGCGACGGCCGTGTCCTGCCCGACCTGTGGGACCCCGACACCGACCGCGCCACCCGCAGCCCCTACGTCCAACTCCCGCCCGGCGGTTTCCTGTTGCTGCACGGCCCCCTCCTGCTGCGCCACTGGTTCCCCTTCGAACTGACCGTCCACGTCCTCCTCTCCCCGGGCGCCCTGCGCCGCCGCACCCCCGAGCCCGAGCAGTGGACCCTGGAAGCCTTCGAGCGCTACGAGCGCGAGACCGACCCCGCCGGCACCGCCGACGTCCTGGTGCGCGCCGACGACCCCCGGCACCCGGCATGGCGGGGCTGA
- a CDS encoding CBS domain-containing protein produces the protein MTTAGDIMHRGAQWIPAHETLDRAAQLMRELNVGALPISDANERLCGILTDRDIVVGCVAVGHDPAKVTAGEMAQGTPRWIDADADVSDVLREMQDHQIRRLPVIENKRLVGMISEADLAHHLTEDQIAVWAESVYAKSATR, from the coding sequence ATGACCACCGCCGGAGACATCATGCACCGCGGCGCCCAGTGGATCCCCGCGCACGAGACCCTGGACCGCGCCGCCCAGCTGATGCGTGAGCTCAACGTCGGAGCCCTGCCCATCAGCGACGCGAACGAACGGCTCTGCGGCATCCTCACCGACCGCGACATCGTCGTCGGCTGTGTGGCCGTGGGGCACGACCCGGCCAAGGTCACCGCCGGTGAGATGGCCCAGGGGACACCCCGCTGGATCGACGCGGACGCCGATGTCAGCGACGTGCTCCGGGAGATGCAGGACCACCAGATCCGCCGGCTCCCCGTCATCGAGAACAAGCGCCTGGTCGGCATGATCAGCGAGGCCGACCTCGCCCACCATCTGACGGAGGACCAGATCGCGGTCTGGGCGGAGAGCGTCTACGCGAAGAGCGCGACGCGCTGA
- a CDS encoding glutamate synthase subunit beta, whose amino-acid sequence MADPKGFMTTPRQDWPRRPVEERVRDWDEVYVPGALLPIINQQADRCMDCGIPFCHDACPLGNLIPEWNDLVSRDDWRAAADRLHATNNFPEFTGRLCPAPCEAGCVLAINQPAVTIKNVEVAIADRAWELGFAPPRPPDRLSGRTVAVIGSGPTGLAAAQQLTRAGHTVAVFEKDDRLGGLMRYGIPEFKMEKHHLERRIAQMRAEGTKFRTSTAVGRDIGAAELRSRYDAVVIATGATAWRELDVPGRELAGIHQAMEYLPLANRVREGDLDVSPMSAAGKHVVIVGGGDTGADCLGTAVREGAASVTQLDIYAQPGAERDEDTEPWPTYPKIYRLSAAHEEAGALRTAPAADADARLFAASTLRFTGDADGQVRSLHLVEVDAERRPVSGTGRTLPADLVLLALGFFGPDRADGLVDQLGLAMEPRGTIARDAGFATSAPGVFAAGDAARGQSLIVWAIAEGRAVAAAVDRHLTGSSRLPAPIGPYDRPMTV is encoded by the coding sequence ATGGCCGATCCCAAGGGATTCATGACCACCCCTCGTCAGGACTGGCCGCGTCGGCCGGTCGAGGAGCGGGTCCGGGACTGGGACGAGGTGTACGTCCCCGGGGCGTTGCTGCCCATCATCAACCAGCAGGCGGACCGCTGCATGGACTGCGGCATACCGTTCTGCCACGACGCCTGTCCGCTCGGGAACCTCATCCCCGAGTGGAACGACCTCGTCTCCCGGGACGACTGGCGGGCCGCCGCCGACCGGCTGCACGCCACCAACAACTTCCCGGAGTTCACCGGCCGGTTGTGCCCGGCGCCGTGCGAGGCGGGGTGTGTGCTCGCCATCAACCAGCCCGCGGTCACCATCAAGAACGTCGAGGTGGCCATCGCCGACCGGGCCTGGGAGCTCGGTTTCGCGCCACCGCGGCCGCCGGACCGGCTGTCCGGGCGGACCGTCGCGGTCATCGGCTCGGGACCGACGGGGCTGGCCGCGGCACAGCAGCTGACGCGGGCGGGCCACACGGTCGCCGTGTTCGAGAAGGACGACCGGCTCGGCGGGCTGATGCGGTACGGCATCCCCGAGTTCAAGATGGAGAAGCACCATCTGGAGCGCCGCATCGCGCAGATGCGGGCTGAGGGGACGAAGTTCCGTACGTCCACGGCGGTCGGGCGGGACATCGGGGCGGCCGAGCTGCGGTCGCGCTACGACGCGGTCGTGATCGCCACCGGTGCGACCGCCTGGCGTGAACTGGACGTGCCGGGGCGGGAGTTGGCCGGCATCCACCAGGCCATGGAGTATCTGCCGCTGGCCAACCGGGTGCGCGAGGGGGATCTGGACGTCTCCCCGATGTCCGCCGCCGGGAAGCACGTCGTCATCGTCGGCGGCGGTGACACGGGCGCCGACTGTCTGGGCACCGCGGTGCGTGAAGGCGCCGCGTCCGTCACGCAGTTGGACATCTACGCCCAGCCCGGCGCCGAGCGCGACGAGGACACCGAGCCCTGGCCGACGTACCCGAAGATCTACCGGCTGTCGGCCGCGCACGAGGAGGCCGGTGCGCTGAGGACCGCCCCGGCGGCGGACGCGGACGCGCGGCTGTTCGCGGCGTCCACGCTCCGCTTCACCGGTGACGCCGACGGGCAGGTGCGCTCGCTGCACCTGGTCGAGGTCGACGCGGAGCGGCGGCCGGTGTCGGGCACCGGGCGGACGCTCCCCGCCGACCTCGTCCTGCTCGCCCTCGGCTTCTTCGGACCCGACCGCGCGGACGGCCTCGTGGACCAGCTCGGGCTGGCCATGGAGCCGCGCGGCACGATCGCGCGGGACGCAGGGTTCGCGACGAGCGCCCCCGGCGTGTTCGCCGCGGGGGACGCCGCGCGGGGGCAGTCGCTGATCGTGTGGGCGATCGCCGAGGGGCGGGCGGTGGCGGCGGCCGTCGACCGTCATCTGACGGGGAGTTCACGACTGCCGGCGCCGATCGGGCCGTACGACCGTCCGATGACCGTGTGA
- a CDS encoding methyltransferase, whose amino-acid sequence MMRTDGYLLDNRQTEAGERFDAFASLFDPTTFRHLEGFGIGPGWRCWEVGAGGTSVVSWLAKKVGPTGRVVATDIDTSRVAPAARPPVEVRVHDVGAEEPPGEGFDLVHARLVLVHVPDRERALRSMVESLRPGGRLLIEDADPALQPLTCPDEHGPAEQLANRLRTGFRRLLADRGADLSYGRRLPRLLREAGLRRVEADAYFPLTSPACAALESATIRQIRTDLVTADLATDEEIDRHLANVESGAMDLATAPMISAWGRKA is encoded by the coding sequence ATGATGCGAACCGACGGCTATCTCCTCGACAACCGGCAGACCGAGGCGGGAGAGCGCTTCGACGCCTTCGCCTCCCTCTTCGACCCCACGACGTTCCGGCACCTCGAAGGATTCGGCATCGGACCCGGCTGGCGCTGCTGGGAGGTGGGGGCCGGAGGTACGTCCGTGGTGTCCTGGCTGGCCAAGAAAGTGGGGCCGACCGGCAGGGTCGTCGCGACCGACATCGACACCTCCCGGGTCGCCCCGGCCGCCCGGCCGCCGGTGGAGGTGCGGGTCCACGACGTCGGTGCGGAGGAGCCGCCGGGGGAGGGCTTCGACCTCGTGCACGCCAGGCTCGTACTCGTCCATGTGCCGGACCGGGAGCGGGCGTTGCGGTCGATGGTGGAGTCCCTGCGGCCCGGCGGACGGCTGCTGATCGAGGACGCCGACCCCGCGTTGCAGCCCCTGACGTGCCCCGACGAACACGGTCCCGCCGAGCAGTTGGCGAACCGGCTGCGCACCGGTTTCCGCCGACTCCTCGCCGACCGCGGCGCCGACCTCTCCTACGGCCGCCGACTCCCACGCCTGCTGCGGGAGGCCGGTCTGCGCCGCGTGGAGGCCGACGCGTACTTCCCGCTGACCTCACCGGCCTGCGCGGCCCTGGAGTCCGCCACGATCCGCCAGATCCGCACCGACCTCGTCACGGCGGACCTGGCCACGGACGAGGAGATCGACCGGCATCTTGCGAACGTCGAGTCCGGGGCGATGGATCTCGCTACGGCGCCGATGATTTCTGCGTGGGGGCGGAAGGCGTAG
- a CDS encoding PPOX class F420-dependent oxidoreductase gives MTTSTSGQLSFDDSVRALLDGKNFASVATLGPDGAPQNSVVWIKREGDAVLFSSVDNRQKIRNLRRDPRISVSVYDLANPYTSVEIRGTAEILPDPDKRLPRDLSHKYLGIDPPAEKEDETRVIIRVVPRKIVGFSV, from the coding sequence ATGACGACTTCCACGAGCGGTCAGCTCTCTTTCGACGACTCCGTCCGCGCCCTCCTCGACGGCAAGAACTTCGCCAGCGTCGCCACCCTCGGCCCCGACGGCGCCCCGCAGAACTCCGTGGTCTGGATCAAACGCGAGGGCGACGCCGTCCTCTTCTCCTCCGTCGACAACCGCCAGAAGATCCGCAACCTCCGCCGCGACCCCCGGATCAGCGTCTCGGTCTACGACCTGGCCAACCCCTACACCTCGGTCGAGATCCGCGGCACCGCCGAGATCCTCCCTGACCCCGACAAGCGCCTCCCGCGCGACCTCTCGCACAAGTACCTCGGCATCGACCCGCCCGCCGAGAAGGAGGACGAGACCCGAGTGATCATCCGTGTCGTCCCGCGGAAGATCGTGGGCTTCTCCGTCTGA
- a CDS encoding carbohydrate kinase family protein → MVSGGRGEGAGALLVVGDVITDIVARHRGPLAARTDTVAAIRTLPGGAGANVACWAAHWGGGEVRLLGRVGADAAAWHERELSLCGVRPRLVVDPEAPTGTVICLVDTSAAGERTLVTDSGASLRLTPDDWSDALLDGVTRLHLSGYLLFSAGSRAFVEVALEAARARGVPVSLDPASAGFLVELGVDRFLTLVEGIDVLLPSRDEACLLTGLPDAEDAAAKLSRHVPLVVTKLGADGALVARSGTVSARIPAVPATPTDTTGAGDAFTGAFLATLLTGAEPEDATREGCRAGARAVEAVGARPPATRPPG, encoded by the coding sequence GACATCGTCGCGCGGCATCGGGGGCCGCTCGCGGCACGTACGGACACCGTCGCGGCGATTCGGACGCTGCCTGGTGGGGCCGGTGCCAACGTGGCCTGTTGGGCGGCCCATTGGGGTGGGGGCGAGGTCCGGTTGCTCGGGCGGGTGGGCGCGGATGCGGCAGCCTGGCACGAGCGGGAGCTGAGCCTGTGCGGCGTACGACCCCGTCTCGTCGTCGACCCGGAGGCGCCGACCGGCACGGTGATCTGTCTCGTCGACACGAGCGCCGCCGGCGAGCGGACGTTGGTCACGGACAGCGGGGCGTCCCTGCGGCTCACTCCGGACGACTGGTCCGACGCACTGCTCGACGGGGTGACCCGGCTGCATCTGTCGGGGTATCTGCTGTTCTCCGCGGGGAGCCGGGCGTTCGTGGAGGTGGCTCTGGAGGCGGCACGCGCGCGTGGGGTACCGGTGAGTCTGGATCCGGCGTCGGCGGGCTTCCTCGTGGAGCTGGGTGTCGACCGGTTCCTCACGCTGGTGGAGGGGATCGACGTGCTCCTGCCCAGCCGCGACGAGGCCTGCCTGCTGACGGGGCTGCCCGACGCGGAGGACGCGGCGGCCAAGCTCAGCCGTCATGTTCCGCTGGTGGTCACCAAGCTGGGCGCGGACGGTGCGCTGGTGGCCCGCTCGGGCACCGTGTCCGCCCGCATCCCCGCGGTCCCGGCCACTCCCACGGACACGACCGGGGCCGGCGACGCCTTCACCGGCGCCTTCCTCGCCACCCTCCTCACCGGCGCCGAGCCCGAGGACGCGACGCGGGAAGGATGCCGGGCGGGGGCGAGGGCGGTCGAGGCGGTAGGAGCCCGACCACCGGCGACCCGCCCGCCCGGGTAA
- a CDS encoding PLP-dependent aminotransferase family protein produces MEKSWVNSAEGLGFDLHLETTAERTGPGGRRAALGDALREAVRSGRLAPGTRLPPYRSLAADLGVARNTVADAYAELVAEGWLTARQGSGTRVAERTEPLRAAGHARVPRKSPSRARGPRHDLRQGTPDRSTFPRAAWLTSYRRALQQAPDEVFGPGDPAGRVELREALAEYLARARGVRTEPGRIVICSGFAHALRLLFQNAQVLRGPLAVEAYGLPFHRELLAGAGVRTVPLPLDEQGADVGRLTRERAVLLTPAHQFPTGGPLHAERRAAAVDWARARDGVVLEDDYDGEFRYDRKPVGAVQGLDPERVIYLGSVSKSLSPAVRLGWMVLPERYVDGVLAAKGEREAWASVLDQLALADFLVSGAYDRHVRRMRQRYRSRRDRLVAALAAHAPHVEVSGVAAGLHAVLRLPPGTERSAVKAAVWQGVALDGLAEFRHPEASAADMPAQDGLVVGYATPSEAAYGAALEALCASLPPG; encoded by the coding sequence GTGGAGAAATCATGGGTCAATTCCGCCGAGGGACTCGGCTTCGACCTCCACCTGGAGACGACGGCGGAGCGAACCGGTCCGGGCGGCAGGCGGGCCGCGCTCGGCGATGCCCTGCGGGAGGCCGTACGGAGCGGCCGGCTCGCCCCCGGCACCCGGCTGCCGCCGTACCGGTCGCTCGCCGCCGACCTCGGCGTGGCCCGCAACACGGTGGCCGACGCCTACGCCGAACTCGTCGCGGAGGGGTGGCTCACCGCGCGTCAGGGCTCGGGGACGCGGGTGGCGGAGCGGACCGAACCGTTGCGGGCTGCCGGGCACGCGCGCGTACCCAGGAAGTCGCCGTCACGCGCGCGTGGACCGCGGCACGACCTGCGGCAGGGCACGCCGGACCGGTCGACGTTCCCGCGGGCGGCCTGGCTGACCTCCTACCGGCGGGCCCTTCAGCAGGCACCCGACGAGGTGTTCGGGCCCGGTGACCCCGCCGGGCGCGTGGAGTTGCGCGAGGCGCTCGCGGAGTATCTGGCACGCGCGCGTGGAGTGCGTACCGAGCCCGGGCGGATCGTGATCTGCTCCGGCTTCGCGCACGCCCTGCGGCTGCTCTTCCAGAACGCCCAAGTCCTCAGGGGCCCCCTGGCCGTGGAGGCGTACGGCCTGCCGTTCCACCGTGAGCTGCTCGCGGGCGCCGGCGTGCGGACCGTACCGCTGCCGCTGGACGAACAGGGCGCCGACGTCGGGCGGTTGACGCGCGAGCGGGCCGTGCTGCTCACTCCGGCGCACCAGTTCCCGACCGGTGGCCCGCTGCACGCCGAGCGGCGGGCCGCGGCCGTCGACTGGGCACGCGCGCGTGACGGTGTGGTGCTGGAGGACGACTACGACGGCGAGTTCCGCTACGACCGCAAGCCCGTCGGGGCGGTCCAGGGGCTCGATCCGGAGCGGGTGATCTACCTCGGCTCGGTGAGCAAGAGCCTGTCGCCCGCGGTGCGGCTGGGATGGATGGTGCTGCCGGAACGGTACGTCGACGGCGTGCTCGCGGCCAAGGGCGAGCGGGAGGCCTGGGCGAGCGTCCTCGATCAGCTGGCCCTCGCCGACTTCCTGGTTTCCGGGGCGTACGACCGTCATGTGCGGCGCATGCGGCAGCGGTACCGGAGCCGCCGCGACCGGCTCGTCGCGGCGCTCGCCGCGCACGCGCCCCACGTCGAGGTCAGCGGTGTCGCGGCCGGCCTGCACGCGGTGCTGAGGCTGCCGCCCGGCACCGAGCGGTCGGCCGTCAAGGCGGCCGTCTGGCAGGGCGTCGCGCTCGACGGGCTGGCGGAGTTCCGGCACCCGGAGGCCTCGGCGGCGGACATGCCCGCCCAGGACGGCCTGGTGGTCGGGTACGCGACCCCGTCCGAGGCCGCGTACGGGGCGGCGCTGGAGGCACTGTGCGCGTCGCTGCCCCCGGGCTGA
- a CDS encoding NAD(P)-dependent oxidoreductase, producing the protein MGDGIVVFGGGGRAGRAVTAEARRRGYEVTAVVREPARYPELGAEGVTVVRGDVTDPGSVRAVAGGHVAAVHAVSPFSGPEQGFDSLDPDFFVTAADALLGGLAATGVRRLVAVGLFANLLGADGRPVMDDPAVFPPEIRPFARAHTAGLDRLRAHAAGEDAVDWVMLTPGGGLEQGAPRTGRYAIGGERVPEGAGPALSYADLAVAVVDEIERPTRHRTRVSVTGTGPGAE; encoded by the coding sequence ATGGGTGACGGGATCGTCGTCTTCGGGGGCGGTGGGCGTGCGGGGCGGGCGGTCACGGCGGAGGCGCGGCGGCGCGGGTACGAGGTGACGGCCGTGGTGCGGGAGCCGGCCCGGTATCCGGAGCTGGGCGCGGAGGGGGTGACGGTCGTCCGGGGTGATGTGACCGACCCGGGCTCCGTCCGTGCCGTGGCGGGCGGGCATGTGGCCGCCGTGCACGCTGTGTCGCCGTTCAGTGGGCCGGAGCAGGGTTTCGACTCGCTCGATCCGGACTTCTTCGTGACGGCGGCGGACGCGCTGCTGGGCGGGCTGGCCGCGACGGGTGTGCGGCGGCTGGTGGCCGTGGGGCTGTTCGCGAATCTGCTCGGGGCGGACGGGCGGCCGGTGATGGACGACCCCGCGGTGTTCCCGCCCGAGATCCGGCCGTTCGCTCGGGCGCACACGGCGGGGCTGGACCGGCTGCGCGCACACGCGGCCGGAGAGGACGCGGTCGACTGGGTGATGCTCACCCCGGGAGGAGGACTGGAGCAGGGTGCGCCGCGCACCGGGCGGTATGCGATCGGCGGTGAGCGGGTGCCCGAGGGAGCGGGGCCGGCGCTGTCGTACGCGGACCTCGCGGTGGCGGTGGTCGACGAGATCGAGCGTCCGACGCGGCATCGGACGCGGGTGTCGGTGACAGGCACGGGGCCAGGCGCGGAGTAG